A stretch of the Streptomyces sp. NBC_01428 genome encodes the following:
- a CDS encoding FtsX-like permease family protein, which yields MTGTDDGTKAGTRGPARASGPRVPAPWVRTRLRAAPAAALALALLVALTAALAAAFPRAVDRYEDAGLRRTLDDASPRRTTVQFFAPRPDLELSLGEGENALREAALRKGYDAVLAAVDKPLVADRAQSSYGVRTSDPTDASDSFLARPSGLPPRVALVAQNALGAHSRPASGRLPRATDPVTATTSEVEAAVTTETARTLHIKVGSVIHVPGLERAPLAVRITGIVAPREPDGAYWMSTPLIREPSLIQLPSDGGTYWIGALLLAPDAGPVLLGTPGKPERYWQVAPDTSGPTAHDVSGLASAVAALESGPGLARIRERVDPLTDATTDLDEVLSSFTELRSGIAPLVAVAAFGAGTVAAVVVLMASGLAAERRRGELALVRARGGSLPGVLGRLLAETAVVAVPAGALGLGAALLAVPHARLSSAVAAALAVTVLACVALPVRAAFAHRAVRVHGGREDIASVRPSRRRTVAELTVLVLATAAVAALRRGGTDDAGSSGGSGDQLVALAPVLVGVIAALVLVRLYPFPLRRLAGPAGRLRGVVAPLSLARAGRTSASTALPLLALLTALTTAAFGGSVLAGVHTARDHAALLATGADARIEATHALHTALPGRIRDIRGVREAVPVSVAYRAQARRGSGTAGETAALVGVEPGPYGQLSRELDLGGFPARTLRATGPGGSGSGKAVVPAIASPSLADRFGTAPFSVQLEDDSKVTVRIAAVRDVTPAVTDLDFLVVDREALTRRAARPTALLLTGGHLDGAALRRAAGGGVDVRLRAEVRTAYVHSPLQSGAERIYTAAVAAGAGYAVLALLLALVRAAPERSALLARLRTMGLTRAQGRRLLVLESLPQALLAAVGGALTGWAAIRLLAPGLDLTAIAVAGRPAPGGTARLRTDALSLLVPSLAVLVVATGVALAQAWWTGRRGSVRELRAGDGR from the coding sequence ATGACGGGCACGGACGACGGCACGAAGGCCGGAACGCGCGGGCCCGCCCGAGCCTCCGGGCCACGGGTGCCGGCCCCCTGGGTGCGCACCCGGCTGCGTGCCGCCCCGGCAGCGGCTCTCGCCCTGGCCCTGCTGGTCGCGCTCACCGCCGCGCTGGCCGCTGCCTTCCCCCGCGCCGTCGACCGGTACGAGGACGCGGGGCTGCGCCGGACCCTCGACGACGCGTCACCGCGACGGACCACCGTCCAGTTCTTCGCCCCGCGGCCCGACCTCGAACTCTCCCTGGGGGAGGGCGAGAACGCCCTGCGCGAGGCCGCGCTGCGCAAGGGGTACGACGCCGTGCTGGCCGCCGTCGACAAGCCCCTGGTCGCCGACCGCGCCCAGTCCTCGTACGGGGTGCGCACGTCCGACCCCACCGACGCGTCGGACTCTTTCCTGGCCCGGCCGAGCGGGCTGCCGCCGCGCGTCGCCCTCGTCGCGCAGAACGCCCTCGGCGCTCACTCCCGGCCCGCCTCGGGCCGGCTGCCCCGCGCGACGGACCCGGTCACCGCGACGACGTCCGAGGTGGAGGCGGCCGTCACCACCGAGACCGCCAGGACCCTGCACATCAAGGTCGGTTCGGTGATCCACGTGCCCGGCCTGGAGCGCGCGCCGCTGGCCGTACGGATCACCGGCATCGTCGCGCCGCGCGAGCCGGACGGCGCGTACTGGATGTCCACCCCGCTGATCCGCGAGCCGTCCCTCATCCAGCTGCCCAGCGACGGCGGCACGTACTGGATCGGCGCCCTGCTGCTCGCGCCGGACGCGGGACCCGTCCTGCTCGGCACGCCCGGGAAGCCCGAGCGGTACTGGCAGGTGGCCCCGGACACGTCCGGTCCGACCGCCCACGACGTGTCCGGGCTCGCCTCGGCGGTCGCCGCGCTGGAGTCGGGCCCCGGTCTGGCGCGGATCCGAGAGCGCGTGGACCCGCTGACGGACGCGACGACGGATCTCGACGAGGTCCTGTCGTCCTTCACCGAACTGCGCTCCGGCATCGCCCCGTTGGTGGCCGTCGCCGCCTTCGGCGCGGGCACGGTCGCCGCGGTCGTCGTCCTCATGGCGAGCGGCCTCGCCGCCGAGCGCCGCCGCGGCGAGCTGGCCCTGGTGCGCGCCCGCGGCGGCTCGCTGCCCGGCGTCCTCGGCCGGCTCCTCGCCGAGACGGCCGTGGTCGCCGTCCCGGCGGGGGCGCTCGGCCTCGGGGCCGCGCTGCTCGCCGTTCCGCACGCCCGCCTCTCCTCCGCCGTGGCCGCCGCCCTCGCGGTGACCGTCCTCGCCTGCGTCGCCCTGCCGGTGCGCGCCGCGTTCGCCCACCGCGCGGTCCGCGTCCACGGGGGCCGCGAGGACATCGCCTCCGTCCGTCCCTCACGGCGCCGCACGGTCGCGGAACTCACCGTGCTGGTGCTCGCGACGGCCGCGGTGGCCGCCCTGCGGCGCGGGGGAACCGACGACGCGGGCTCCTCCGGAGGGTCCGGGGACCAACTGGTCGCCCTGGCACCGGTGCTGGTCGGCGTCATCGCGGCGCTGGTCCTCGTCCGGCTCTATCCGTTCCCCCTGCGCCGGCTGGCCGGACCCGCCGGGCGCCTGCGCGGAGTGGTCGCCCCTCTCTCGCTGGCCCGCGCGGGCCGCACCTCGGCCTCCACCGCTCTGCCCCTGCTGGCCCTCCTCACGGCGCTCACCACGGCGGCCTTCGGCGGTTCGGTCCTCGCGGGCGTGCACACCGCCCGCGACCACGCCGCCCTCCTCGCCACCGGCGCCGACGCCCGCATCGAGGCCACGCACGCCCTGCACACCGCTCTGCCCGGCCGGATCCGCGACATCCGGGGCGTGCGCGAGGCGGTCCCCGTGAGCGTCGCCTACCGCGCCCAGGCCCGCAGGGGGTCGGGCACCGCAGGCGAGACGGCGGCGCTGGTCGGCGTCGAACCGGGCCCCTACGGACAGCTGTCCCGGGAGCTCGACCTCGGAGGGTTCCCGGCGCGCACCCTCCGCGCCACCGGACCGGGCGGCAGCGGCAGCGGCAAGGCCGTGGTCCCCGCCATCGCCTCCCCCTCCCTCGCCGACCGCTTCGGAACCGCCCCGTTCTCCGTACAACTGGAGGACGACAGCAAGGTGACCGTGCGGATCGCCGCCGTACGGGACGTGACGCCCGCCGTGACCGACCTGGACTTCCTCGTCGTGGACCGGGAGGCGCTCACCCGCCGGGCCGCGCGGCCGACCGCGCTGCTCCTCACCGGCGGCCACCTCGACGGGGCCGCCCTGCGCCGGGCGGCGGGCGGCGGCGTGGACGTACGGCTGCGCGCGGAGGTGCGCACGGCGTACGTCCACTCGCCCCTCCAGTCCGGCGCCGAGCGGATCTACACGGCGGCGGTCGCGGCAGGCGCCGGATACGCGGTGCTGGCACTGCTGCTGGCCCTCGTCCGGGCCGCCCCGGAACGCTCGGCGCTCCTCGCCCGGCTGCGCACGATGGGCCTCACCCGGGCCCAGGGGCGGCGCCTGCTGGTCCTGGAGTCCCTGCCGCAGGCCCTGCTGGCGGCGGTGGGCGGCGCGCTCACGGGCTGGGCGGCCATCCGTCTCCTCGCCCCCGGGCTCGATCTGACGGCGATCGCGGTCGCCGGCCGCCCCGCGCCCGGAGGAACGGCCCGCCTCCGCACGGACGCGCTCTCGCTGCTCGTCCCGTCCCTCGCCGTGCTGGTCGTCGCCACCGGCGTCGCGCTGGCGCAGGCGTGGTGGACGGGGCGGCGCGGTTCGGTCCGGGAGCTGCGGGCGGGGGACGGCCGATGA
- a CDS encoding GTPase, with protein MTAVTDHTDHADRPGDDPSGDVRHGEDPSGDDRPEGVRPEGTRSEGAHSQKGTPENTASGDTGARSEDSAAPTASAGSPASAGGGRSASPDENDAPKAAASAAGAGKDAGADRDGEDARTKGARTKGARTEGASGAGAPKSAPVAGPRARGEGDEAPSRANGATRDAGSARKGDASRGDGQARTDTPRTGDSAARAEDGPVWDDGLIARRVNESAPVRYQTPLVETRASAPAAPAPLAYDGPLRSRLDALRELVGLSRTRLDSRTLAEAGRVLDEAAARRKLSGEHTVVAIAGATGSGKSQLFNALAGVAISETGVRRPTTSAPIACSWSDGAATLIDRLGIPGRLRRRPLQSAEAEAQLRGLVLVDLPDHDSAAVQHREQVDRVLALVDAVIWVVDPEKYADAVLHERYLRPLAGHAEVTFVVLNQVDRLPGEAADQVLDDLRRLLDEDGIALGEYGEPGATVLALSALTGDGIGELRECLGQFVGERGAAARRISADLDAAAARLRPVYATGRRIGLSEEARDEFADRLADAVGAVAAGEAAERAWRRNANRACGTPWLRLWRWYQDRREPPTGRLPVRAPADEEATARQRVEQAVRTVADRAAYGLPLPWAQAVREAAVRGAQGLPEALDDMAARAVTPVGRPPRPGWWPVAVLAQAMMTIVQVVGGLWLVAQIVGIASPNLGVPVLLMVCGIVGGPAVEWSSRMAARGPARRYGLEAERRLREAAAGCGRARVLDPVAAELLRYREVREQYGRVMGVAPAGAPVG; from the coding sequence GTGACTGCCGTCACTGACCACACGGATCACGCCGACCGTCCCGGAGACGACCCCTCCGGCGACGTCCGACACGGAGAGGACCCTTCCGGCGACGACCGTCCCGAAGGGGTCCGTCCCGAAGGAACCCGCTCCGAAGGGGCCCACTCCCAGAAGGGCACCCCCGAGAACACCGCCTCCGGGGACACCGGCGCACGTTCCGAGGACTCCGCGGCCCCCACAGCCTCCGCGGGCTCCCCGGCCTCCGCCGGCGGCGGGCGCTCCGCGTCCCCGGACGAGAACGACGCCCCGAAGGCGGCCGCTTCGGCAGCGGGGGCCGGTAAAGACGCCGGGGCGGACAGGGACGGCGAGGACGCTCGGACCAAGGGCGCACGGACCAAGGGCGCACGGACCGAGGGCGCCTCGGGTGCGGGCGCCCCCAAGAGCGCCCCGGTGGCCGGGCCACGCGCGCGGGGCGAGGGCGACGAGGCCCCGTCCCGCGCGAACGGCGCCACGCGGGACGCCGGCTCCGCCAGGAAGGGCGACGCCTCCCGGGGCGACGGCCAGGCCCGGACGGACACGCCCCGTACCGGCGACTCCGCCGCCCGCGCGGAGGACGGCCCGGTCTGGGACGACGGCCTCATCGCGCGGCGCGTGAACGAGTCGGCCCCCGTCCGCTACCAGACGCCGCTGGTGGAGACCCGGGCCTCCGCACCGGCCGCGCCCGCGCCGCTCGCGTACGACGGGCCGCTGCGCTCCCGCCTGGACGCGCTGCGCGAGCTGGTGGGGCTCTCCCGCACCCGGCTGGACAGCAGGACGCTCGCCGAGGCCGGACGTGTCCTGGACGAGGCGGCGGCCCGCCGCAAGCTGTCCGGGGAGCACACCGTGGTCGCCATCGCCGGCGCCACCGGCAGCGGCAAGTCCCAGCTCTTCAACGCGCTGGCCGGCGTGGCCATTTCGGAGACCGGCGTCCGCAGGCCGACCACCTCGGCGCCGATCGCCTGCAGCTGGAGCGACGGCGCGGCCACCCTCATCGACCGGCTCGGCATCCCCGGGCGGCTGCGCAGGCGCCCGCTGCAGAGCGCGGAGGCGGAGGCCCAGCTGCGCGGCCTGGTGCTGGTCGATCTCCCCGACCACGACTCCGCCGCGGTCCAGCACCGTGAGCAGGTGGACCGCGTGCTGGCGCTGGTCGACGCCGTCATCTGGGTCGTGGACCCGGAGAAGTACGCGGACGCCGTCCTGCACGAGCGCTACCTGCGGCCGCTGGCCGGGCACGCGGAGGTCACCTTCGTCGTCCTCAACCAGGTGGACCGGCTCCCCGGCGAGGCAGCCGACCAGGTGCTCGACGACCTGCGGCGCCTGCTCGACGAGGACGGCATCGCGCTCGGTGAGTACGGCGAGCCGGGCGCGACGGTCCTCGCGCTGTCCGCGCTCACCGGCGACGGAATCGGTGAACTGCGGGAGTGTCTGGGCCAGTTCGTGGGGGAACGCGGAGCGGCCGCCCGGCGAATTTCGGCCGATCTCGACGCGGCGGCGGCGCGGCTGCGGCCGGTCTACGCGACCGGGCGCCGGATCGGGCTCAGCGAGGAGGCACGCGACGAGTTCGCGGACCGGCTCGCGGACGCGGTGGGTGCCGTCGCGGCCGGCGAGGCGGCCGAACGCGCCTGGCGCCGCAACGCCAACCGCGCGTGCGGAACCCCCTGGCTGCGGCTCTGGCGCTGGTACCAGGACCGGCGCGAACCGCCGACCGGCCGGCTGCCCGTGCGGGCGCCGGCGGACGAGGAGGCCACCGCGCGGCAACGGGTGGAGCAGGCGGTGCGGACGGTCGCGGACCGGGCGGCCTACGGCCTGCCGCTCCCCTGGGCGCAGGCGGTGCGCGAGGCGGCCGTACGCGGCGCGCAGGGGCTGCCCGAGGCACTGGACGACATGGCGGCGCGCGCGGTCACTCCGGTGGGCCGGCCGCCGCGGCCCGGCTGGTGGCCGGTCGCGGTCCTCGCGCAGGCCATGATGACGATCGTCCAAGTCGTCGGCGGGCTCTGGCTGGTGGCGCAGATCGTCGGGATCGCCTCGCCGAACCTCGGGGTTCCGGTGCTGCTGATGGTGTGCGGGATCGTCGGCGGTCCGGCCGTCGAGTGGAGCAGCAGGATGGCGGCCCGCGGGCCCGCCCGGCGCTACGGCCTCGAGGCGGAGCGCCGGTTGCGGGAGGCGGCGGCCGGCTGCGGCCGGGCCCGGGTCCTCGATCCGGTGGCGGCGGAGCTGCTGCGGTACCGCGAGGTGCGGGAGCAGTACGGGCGGGTCATGGGCGTGGCGCCGGCGGGTGCCCCGGTCGGGTGA
- the ettA gene encoding energy-dependent translational throttle protein EttA, with the protein MAEFIYTMRKTRKAHGDKVILDDVTLSFLPGAKIGVVGPNGAGKSTVLKIMAGLEQPSNGDAFLSPGYSVGILMQEPELDESKTVLENVQDGAKELMGKLSRFNEVAELMATDYSDALMEEMGKLQDDLDHSNAWDLDAQLEQAMDALGCPPGDWPVTNLSGGEKRRVALCKLLIEAPDLLLLDEPTNHLDAESVNWLEQHLTKYAGAVVAVTHDRYFLNNVAEWILELDRGRAIPYEGNYSTYLDKKAARLKVEGRKDEKRAKRLKEELEWVRSNAKGRQTKSKARLARYEEMAAEADKMRKLDFEEIQIPPGPRLGSIVVEVQNLSKAFGDKVLIDDLSFTLPRNGIVGVIGPNGAGKTTLFKMIQGLETPDTGAIKVGDTVKISYVDQSRANIDPKKTLWAVVSDELDYINVGQVEMPSRAYVSAFGFKGPDQQKPAGVLSGGERNRLNLALTLKEGGNLLLLDEPTNDLDVETLSSLENALLEFPGAAVVISHDRWFLDRVATHILAYEGESKWYWFEGNFESYEKNKVERLGADAARPHRATYKKLTRG; encoded by the coding sequence TTGGCTGAGTTCATTTACACCATGCGCAAGACGCGCAAGGCGCACGGCGACAAGGTGATCCTCGACGACGTCACCCTGAGCTTCCTCCCGGGCGCGAAGATCGGTGTGGTCGGTCCGAACGGTGCCGGTAAGTCCACCGTTCTCAAGATCATGGCGGGCCTCGAGCAGCCCTCCAACGGTGACGCGTTCCTGTCGCCCGGCTACAGCGTCGGCATCCTCATGCAGGAGCCGGAGCTGGACGAGTCCAAGACGGTGCTGGAGAACGTCCAGGACGGCGCCAAGGAGCTCATGGGCAAGCTCAGCCGCTTCAACGAGGTCGCCGAGCTGATGGCGACCGACTACTCGGACGCGCTCATGGAGGAGATGGGGAAGCTCCAGGACGACCTGGACCACTCCAACGCCTGGGACCTCGACGCGCAGCTCGAGCAGGCCATGGACGCCCTGGGCTGCCCGCCCGGCGACTGGCCGGTCACCAACCTCTCCGGCGGCGAGAAGCGCCGCGTGGCGCTCTGCAAGCTGCTGATCGAGGCTCCGGACCTGCTCCTCCTCGACGAGCCCACCAACCATCTCGACGCCGAGTCGGTGAACTGGCTGGAGCAGCACCTCACGAAGTACGCGGGCGCCGTCGTCGCCGTCACGCACGACCGGTACTTCCTGAACAACGTCGCCGAGTGGATCCTCGAACTCGACCGCGGCCGCGCGATCCCCTACGAGGGCAACTACTCCACGTACCTCGACAAGAAGGCCGCCCGCCTCAAGGTCGAGGGCCGCAAGGACGAGAAGCGCGCCAAGCGGCTCAAGGAAGAGCTGGAGTGGGTCCGCTCCAACGCCAAGGGCCGCCAGACCAAGTCCAAGGCCCGCCTCGCCCGTTACGAGGAGATGGCGGCCGAGGCCGACAAGATGCGGAAGCTGGACTTCGAGGAGATTCAGATCCCGCCGGGCCCGCGCCTGGGCTCCATCGTCGTCGAGGTCCAGAACCTCTCCAAGGCGTTCGGCGACAAGGTCCTCATCGACGACCTCAGCTTCACGCTGCCGCGCAACGGCATCGTCGGCGTCATCGGCCCGAACGGCGCGGGCAAGACCACGCTGTTCAAGATGATCCAGGGCCTGGAGACGCCGGACACCGGCGCGATCAAGGTCGGCGACACGGTCAAGATCAGTTACGTCGACCAGAGCCGCGCCAACATCGACCCCAAGAAGACGCTGTGGGCCGTCGTCTCCGACGAGCTCGACTACATCAACGTCGGCCAGGTCGAGATGCCGTCCCGGGCCTACGTGTCCGCCTTCGGCTTCAAGGGCCCGGACCAGCAGAAGCCCGCGGGTGTCCTCTCCGGCGGTGAGCGCAACCGGCTGAACCTGGCGCTGACCCTCAAGGAGGGCGGCAACCTGCTGCTCCTCGACGAGCCCACCAACGACCTCGACGTGGAGACCCTGTCCTCGCTCGAGAACGCGCTGCTGGAGTTCCCCGGTGCGGCCGTGGTCATCTCCCACGACCGCTGGTTCCTGGACCGGGTCGCGACGCACATCCTCGCCTACGAGGGCGAGTCGAAGTGGTACTGGTTCGAGGGCAACTTCGAGTCGTACGAGAAGAACAAGGTCGAGCGTCTCGGCGCCGACGCGGCCCGTCCGCACCGCGCCACCTACAAGAAGCTGACCCGGGGCTGA
- a CDS encoding dynamin family protein, whose protein sequence is MVTLDVRPQLLDALSALRDRVAAARFPLPLPGAPRARANRDELLAQLDDYLVPRLREPEAPLLAVIGGSTGAGKSTLVNSLVGRRVSEAGVLRPTTRTPVLVCHPEDHHWFSGMRVLPQLTRVWVPHQEPGDELPALGDRGERVLRIETADTLPRGLALLDAPDVDSLLADNRVLAAELICAADIWVMVTTAARYADAVPWHLLRTAKEHKATLVTVLDRVPHQVVSEVSRQYGALLTKAGLGDVPRFTVPELPESAWGGGLLPATAVAPLRTWLAHHVQDPGARQGAMARTAYGVLDSMKSRMPELASAAAAQYAAATRLTAAVDGAYDSEHTRVKGRLQAGAVLSGDALKRWRAYPLDCSADELLDALVESLSALLLCSVTAADERVDDAWRREPASDSPGLTDRDPTLESAEHRIGMAVRRWRRVLEEYAEEEVRDLDKSVAPDPSVVAALVATALLGGRRARNAGEGLAERIGAHGALRLRDKGGRLLTELIDGALHTERERRLAPLDALDVHPEPQAELIAALSVLQKER, encoded by the coding sequence GTGGTGACCTTGGACGTACGGCCTCAGCTGCTCGACGCACTTTCCGCCCTGCGCGACCGTGTCGCCGCCGCACGCTTCCCGCTGCCCCTTCCGGGGGCTCCACGAGCGCGTGCCAACCGCGACGAACTGCTCGCCCAGCTCGACGACTATCTGGTGCCCCGGTTGAGAGAACCCGAAGCACCGCTTCTCGCCGTCATCGGGGGCTCAACCGGCGCCGGCAAGTCGACACTCGTCAACTCCCTTGTGGGGCGCCGGGTCAGCGAGGCGGGCGTGCTCCGCCCGACGACCCGCACCCCGGTGCTGGTGTGCCATCCCGAGGACCACCACTGGTTCAGCGGGATGCGTGTGCTGCCCCAGCTCACGCGCGTGTGGGTGCCCCATCAGGAGCCGGGCGACGAACTCCCCGCCCTCGGCGACCGCGGGGAGCGGGTCCTGCGCATCGAGACCGCCGACACCCTCCCCCGCGGACTCGCCCTCCTGGACGCGCCCGACGTCGACTCCCTGCTGGCCGACAACCGCGTCCTGGCGGCCGAACTCATCTGCGCGGCCGACATCTGGGTGATGGTCACCACGGCCGCCCGCTACGCCGACGCCGTTCCCTGGCATCTGCTGCGCACCGCCAAGGAGCACAAGGCGACGCTGGTGACCGTCCTCGACCGGGTGCCGCACCAGGTGGTCTCCGAGGTCTCCCGGCAGTACGGCGCGCTGCTCACCAAGGCCGGGCTCGGCGACGTCCCGCGCTTCACGGTGCCCGAACTCCCCGAGTCCGCCTGGGGCGGTGGCCTGCTGCCCGCCACGGCCGTCGCGCCGCTGCGCACCTGGCTCGCGCACCATGTGCAGGACCCAGGGGCCCGGCAGGGCGCGATGGCCCGCACGGCCTACGGCGTGCTCGACTCCATGAAGTCGCGGATGCCGGAGCTGGCGAGCGCGGCGGCCGCCCAGTACGCGGCGGCGACCCGGCTCACGGCGGCCGTCGACGGGGCGTACGACAGCGAACACACACGCGTGAAGGGCCGTTTGCAGGCCGGCGCCGTGCTCTCCGGGGACGCCCTCAAGCGGTGGCGGGCCTATCCCCTCGACTGCAGCGCCGACGAGCTGCTGGACGCGCTCGTGGAGAGCCTGTCCGCCCTGCTGCTGTGTTCGGTGACGGCCGCCGACGAGCGCGTGGACGACGCCTGGCGCCGTGAACCCGCCTCGGACTCGCCGGGGCTGACGGACCGTGACCCCACGCTGGAGAGCGCCGAGCACCGCATCGGCATGGCCGTACGCCGTTGGCGGCGCGTCCTGGAGGAGTACGCCGAGGAGGAGGTGCGCGACCTCGACAAGAGCGTCGCGCCGGACCCCTCCGTGGTGGCCGCGCTCGTCGCCACCGCCCTCCTCGGCGGCCGCAGGGCGCGCAACGCAGGTGAGGGGCTCGCCGAGCGGATCGGGGCGCACGGGGCGCTGAGGCTCCGCGACAAGGGCGGCCGGCTGCTCACGGAGCTCATCGACGGGGCCCTGCACACCGAACGCGAGCGCCGGCTCGCACCGCTCGACGCGCTCGACGTCCACCCGGAACCCCAGGCCGAACTCATCGCCGCGCTGTCCGTACTGCAGAAGGAGAGGTGA
- a CDS encoding DUF1876 domain-containing protein, with product MTQTKDRPRTTVGWHVEMEFEEDEHRTRAAALVRLPDGSEMRAHGYASRHPSDANQPRVGEEVAGGRALNELAMRLLTKAHDEIDDASGRTSHTLR from the coding sequence ATGACACAGACGAAGGACCGGCCACGGACCACGGTGGGCTGGCACGTCGAGATGGAATTCGAGGAGGACGAGCACCGCACGCGGGCCGCCGCCCTCGTGCGGCTCCCCGACGGGAGCGAGATGCGGGCCCACGGATACGCCAGCCGCCATCCGTCCGACGCGAACCAGCCCAGGGTCGGCGAGGAGGTCGCCGGCGGGCGCGCGCTGAACGAGCTCGCCATGCGCCTGCTGACCAAGGCCCACGACGAGATCGACGACGCCTCGGGCAGGACCTCGCACACGCTCAGGTGA
- a CDS encoding acyl-CoA thioesterase: MRHIYRCPLRWADMDAYGHVNNVVFLRYLEEARIDFLFRPEKDFKQGSVVARHEIDYKRQLVHRHAPVDIELWVTQIRAASFTIAYEVKDPDQVYVTASTVIVPFDFEQQRPRRITADERDFLESYRDDADEAVAA, translated from the coding sequence TTGCGCCACATCTACCGCTGCCCGCTGCGCTGGGCGGACATGGACGCGTACGGCCACGTCAACAACGTGGTGTTCCTCCGCTACCTGGAGGAAGCCCGTATCGACTTCCTGTTCCGCCCGGAGAAGGACTTCAAGCAGGGGTCCGTGGTGGCGCGTCACGAGATCGACTACAAGCGGCAGTTGGTCCACCGGCACGCGCCGGTGGACATCGAGCTGTGGGTGACGCAGATCCGTGCGGCGTCCTTCACCATCGCCTACGAGGTGAAGGACCCGGACCAGGTCTACGTCACCGCCTCGACGGTCATCGTGCCGTTCGACTTCGAGCAGCAGCGCCCGCGCCGGATCACCGCCGACGAGCGCGACTTCCTGGAGTCCTACCGGGACGACGCGGACGAGGCCGTCGCGGCATGA
- a CDS encoding ABC transporter ATP-binding protein yields MTTADPTEAAGSAQPAGPTFADLADRAAARRDRPAYGHDALITCDRLVRIFTTDGVEVQALQGLDLLVREGELMAVVGASGSGKSTLMNILAGLDTPTAGAARVAGRDLLTMSAKDRLRYRREVVGFVWQQTARNLLPYLTAAQNVALPMQLAARRTSRRAQSERALELLELLGIGDCAARRPHQMSGGQQQRVAIAVALANAPAVLLADEPTGELDSHTAEQIFGAFRTANERLGTTIVIVTHDQAVASEVRRTVAIRDGRTSTEVLRRTEVDAATGQEAVVAREYAMLDRAGRLQLPADYTRTLGMRDRVALELEADHIGVWPDDSRPE; encoded by the coding sequence ATGACCACCGCCGACCCGACGGAGGCCGCCGGTTCCGCGCAGCCGGCCGGCCCGACGTTCGCCGACCTCGCGGACCGTGCCGCCGCGCGCCGGGACCGCCCCGCCTACGGCCACGACGCCCTGATCACCTGCGACCGCCTGGTGCGGATCTTCACCACGGACGGGGTGGAGGTGCAGGCGCTCCAGGGTCTCGATCTACTCGTCCGGGAGGGCGAGTTGATGGCTGTGGTGGGGGCCTCGGGCAGCGGCAAGTCGACCCTGATGAACATCCTGGCCGGACTGGACACCCCGACGGCGGGCGCGGCGCGGGTCGCCGGCCGCGATCTGCTCACGATGAGCGCCAAGGACCGGCTGCGCTACCGCCGGGAGGTGGTGGGCTTCGTCTGGCAGCAGACCGCCCGCAACCTGTTGCCCTATCTGACGGCTGCCCAGAACGTGGCTCTGCCGATGCAGCTGGCGGCCCGCCGCACGAGCCGTCGCGCGCAGTCCGAACGGGCCCTGGAGCTGCTGGAGTTGCTGGGGATCGGCGACTGCGCCGCCCGGCGCCCGCACCAGATGTCGGGCGGCCAGCAGCAGCGGGTGGCGATCGCGGTGGCTCTCGCCAACGCGCCGGCCGTGCTGCTCGCCGACGAGCCCACCGGCGAGCTGGACTCGCACACCGCCGAGCAGATCTTCGGCGCGTTCCGCACGGCCAACGAGCGGCTGGGGACGACGATCGTGATCGTCACGCACGACCAGGCGGTCGCCTCGGAGGTCCGTCGCACGGTCGCCATCCGCGACGGCCGGACGTCCACGGAGGTGCTGCGCCGTACGGAGGTCGACGCGGCGACGGGCCAGGAGGCGGTGGTGGCCCGCGAGTACGCGATGCTCGACCGGGCGGGGCGTCTGCAGCTCCCCGCGGACTACACGCGGACGCTGGGCATGCGGGACCGCGTGGCCCTCGAACTGGAGGCGGACCACATCGGCGTGTGGCCGGACGACAGCCGTCCCGAGTGA